The nucleotide sequence GATGACTGCCGCGAGGGCCCCAACTAGGGTGCGGCGCAAGCATTCGGGCACATGGCCCACCGGCATTGCGATGTCGGTGGCGGGTGCCACAGTGGGGGAGTGAGCAACGCCGCCGCAGGGCAGAGGGGGTGAGGTCGACCATGTTCGGTTCCGCTGGTTCCACGGGTTCCGCCGGCTCAGACATCGGCGTCGAGATGGGCGCTCAGGGTGCCCGTTCCCGGGCGCTCGGCGTGCTGCGCGTCCGTAGCCGGGCGCTCGCCGTCGCGCTGCTGCCCGCGGCGGTCGCCGTCGTGCTGCTCGTCGGCGGTGCGACCGGGCATCTGACCGGTGCGGGCTGGGACGCGGCGCGCTGGGCCGTGTCGGCCTGCGCGGTGCTCGTACTGCTGCTCGCGGCGGCCGTCGCCGTCGTGGTGGCGAGGGCGAGGCCCGCCCTGAGCCCCACGGTCGAGGTCGATGAGCGGTCGGCGCCGGACCTCTACCGCCTGGTCAGAGACCTGGCGGACCGGCTCAACGTGCCGGCGCCCTCGGCGATAGCGCTCACCCCCGACTGCGACAGCTGGCTGGAGGACCGTACGCACCCGGCGCACGCGCAGGGCGTACCGACCGCGCAGACCGGACCCGATGTGCGGGCCGGCGGGCGGGGCCGCAAGGCACCCGCCGCCCCCGTTCTCGTCATCGGCTCGCCCTTCCTGTGGTGGATGCGGGTCGCCGAGCTGCGCGCGGTGCTCGCCCCCGTCGTCGCCGGTACGGGTCCGGCCGCGCAGCCCGACATAGCCGCCGCCCGCCGCTTCGTGCGCGGGCTGGACGCGGCCGTCGCGCTCGGCGGCAGGACGGACCTGGGGCCGATACGCCGCGCACCGCTCCGGGTCGTCGGCCGGGTCGCCCGGCTGCTGCTGCGTGGCTGCGGTGAGCATGCGGCCCTGATGGAGCGGGGGGTGGCCTCGGCCGCCTCGGAGCGTGCACAGGCTGTGGATTACGGACTGCGGATCGTCGCCCAGGAGCAGGTCGGCCTCGCCTACGCGGGCTGGGACCGGCTGCTGACGCGCGTGGCGCTGCCCGCCTGGCGGATGGGCCGCTGGCCGTCCCGGCTGGACGCGGGCGTGGTCTCGGCCCTGACCGAGCTGTCCCGCCGCGACCGCCTGGCCGACGGGTTCACGTCCCGGCTCGGCGAGCGGCCCGCCTGCGACCTGCTCGAAGAGCCGGGCGCGATGGACGAGGCCACGTCGCTGCTCGCGGCCCGGCTGTTCCACGGCGGTCCGGCCGGCGCGGGCCCTGACTGGGCCCCGGTGGACTGGCAGCAGTACCCGGAAGAGGTTGTCGACCGTAAGTGGCGTACGGAAGCGTCCAGGCTGCATCGCGTACTGGACGACATGGGCGTACGCCGCCCCGTGGGCCCCACAGGCCCCGGCGGCCCCACGCTCAGCCGGGTCATGGAGCACCTGTCCCAGGCGGGCCGGGCGGATGAGGGTGGCGGCAGCCACGCCGATGGCGATGACGATGGCGACGGGTGGGGAGCGATGCTGGCCGCGGGGATCAGCGCCGAGGTGGCCCGCGAGGAGGCGGCGACGCCTGCCGCTGCGGGCGGCGAGACGTCGGCGCCCCCGTGGGGGACCGACCCGCTGCCGCTCCTCCCGCTCCAGCCGCCCCGCACGGGCCGTGATCTGCTCGCGGATCACGTGACGGCGATGGTCTGCTGCTCCGCCGTCGACACGGCGGGCGCCGTCCCCGGCCTCGACTGGCTGGACGGCCCGGCCCTCATCGTCGACGGCCGCCGCCGCGCGGACCTGGGCGGCCACGTACTGAGTCTGGTGGAGGAAGGCGACCCCGAGCCCCTGCGCGCGTGGCTGGCGGCGCTGGGCGTACGCCCGGAGAAACCGGTCCGCCTCGTCTGACGCTCGCCTGTGCCGGTCGTCCCGGACGGCCCCGCCCGTCGGCCCGGCCCTGTCTGACGGCCCTGGCGGCCGACCCGTGGCGGTCGGCTCGAACGGCCGGGCGGGGTGGCGGCCGGTCTGTGTCGGCCGGCCCTCTTCGCACTGCCCGGCTCGGTAACGGCTGGCTCGCGCCGTCCGGTCCGCACGCCCGGTCCGGACCGCCCGGCCCCTAGGACCGGTCCGCCGTGCGATCCACGGCACCAACGCGACACCGGCCGCGTCCGCGGGCGGGCGCGCTCCCTGATCCGGCCTGATCCGAACGTCAGGCCTTAGTGGGGCCGGTGGTCGCGGGTCCCGGGCCAACCGCCCGGTCCGTGACGGCCGGTCCGTACGTCCTGGACGGCCCCGTCCGTAGTGGCCGACGCCCACGGCGTGGTCTGCACCGCTCGGCCCGTCCTGTCTGACGGGCCTGACGGCCTGCCCGTACGCGGCCGCCCGGCCCGGCAGCCGGCCCCGAACGGCCGGGCGCGCGACGGCCGGCCCTGTTTGCACTGCCCGGCTCGGTAACGGCTGGCTCGGACCGTCCGGTCCGCACGCCCGGCCCGGACCGCCCGGCCCCTAGGACCGGTCCGCCGCGCGATCCACGGCACCAACGCGACACACGCCGCGTCCGCGGGCGGGCGCGCTCCCTGATCCGGCCTGATCCGAACGTCAGGCCTTAGTGGGGCCGGTGGTCGCGGGTCCCGGGCCAACCGCCCGGTCCGTGACGGCCGGTCCGTACGCCCTGGACGGCTCCGTCCGTCGGCCCGGACCTGTCTGACGGGCCTGGCGGCCGCCCCGTGGCGGCCGGCTCGATACGTACCGGCCGACCTGTAGCGGCCGGTTTCGGCGCTACGGGCCGGCTCGTCCCGCGGTCCTCACGGCCCACACGTACCGCCGCACCGCGGCAGCCGACGCGTGCCGCCCCCGCTGCGGCAGCCGACACGTGCCGCCGACGCGGCCAGCCGAGCCGCACCCGCCACCCCCGCCGCGCCGCCGAAAAACCCGTCGCGCCCCCAACTCCCGTCCTCCGCCCGCCCTTCCCTCTGTGACCCTGGTCACCAACAACCCCGACAATCCCACCCAAGAGCCGGAACTACCCCTTCCGTTAACGCCAATTCGCGACGAACGGTGACGGAGTGCGTGCGTTATGTGATGTGCTGGGGACCGGCGCTGACAGCCGGCGTTTGAACGATCGCGCCACCGGTGTTCCGGCCGTCGCCAATCGACAGCCCGGAGCCGGAGGTTCGAAGGAGGGTCGCACCATGGGGGCTGAGCCGATCCGGCGTTGGGATTCGGGCGCTCTCGCCCATGCCGTCTCCGACCCCTTCGGCCAGGGCCCGTTGCCCTGGCTGCGCGGCAGTGAGAACTACTTCGACGACACCGGCCATCTCGTGCCCTGGTACGCCGACGAGACCCTCACCGGCGGCGGGCGCAGCGGCGGGCCGCGTACCGCTGACGATGTCGGGCGGCAGATCAAGGGCTTCGTCTCGACCGGCGCCGCCGCCCCCGGCGAGGCGATCGACTTCCACGTCACCGTCGACCCGCCGCAGCAGTTCTTCATCGACATCTACCGGATCGGGCACTACAACGGCGAGGGCGCCCGGAAGATCATCACCAGCCCGCGCATCTCCGGCCTCGTCCAGCCGCCGCCGCTCGCCGCCGACCGCACGGTCTCCTGCCACCACTGGTGGCTCTCCTGGCGGCTCCAGATCCCCGCGCACTGGGCGATCGGCGCGTACGTGGCCGTGCTCACCACCGTCGACGGCTACCGGTCCCACATCCCCTTCACGGTCCGCGACACCCACCCCGCCGACCTGCTCCTCCTGCTGCCCGACATCACCTGGCAGGCGTACAACCTCTACCCCGAGGACGGCCGCACCGGCGCCAGCCTCTACCACGCCTGGGACGAGCAGGGCACGCTCCTCGGCGAGGAGGACGCGGCCACGACCGTCTCCTTCGACCGCCCGTACGCCGGCGCCGGGCTGCCCCTCCACGTGGGCCATGCCTACGACTTCATCCGCTGGGCCGAGCGTTACGGGTACGACCTGGCGTACGCCGAGACCCGCGACCTGCACGCGGGCCGCGTCGACCCCACCCGCTACCGCGGCCTCGTCTTCCCCGGCCACGACGAGTACTGGTCGGTGCCGATGCGCCGCAACGTCGAGCTGGCCCGTGAGCACGGCACGTCGCTCGTCTTCCTCTCCGCCAACACCATGTACTGGCAGGTGGAGTTGGGGCCTTCGGCCTCCGGCGTCCCCGACCGGATGCTGCACTGCCGCAAGCGGCACGGCCCCGGAAAGCCCGCTCTCTGGCGCGAGGTGGACCGGCCCGAGCAGCAGCTCCTCGGCATTCAGTACGCCGGCCGCGTCCCCGAGCCGCACCCGTTGATCGTGCGCAACGCCGATCACTGGCTGTGGGATTCCACCGGCGCCGTGGACGGTGAGGAGATCGCGGGGCTCGTCGCCGGTGAGGCCGACCGCTACTTCCCCCGTACGGCACTGCCCGACCACCAGGACCGCATCCTGCTCGCGCACTCCCCGTACCGCGACACCGAGAACGCCAAGCGCCATCAGGAGACTTCGCTCTACCGCGCCCCGTCAGGCGCGCTCGTCTTCGCCTCGGGCACCTTCGCCTGGTCCCCCGCGCTCGACCGGCCCGGCCACGTCGACGCCCGTATCCAGCGCGCCACGGCGAATCTCCTCGACCGCATCTGCAAACGGGACTGAGCCGTCCGCCACGGCGGTCACCGACTCGCCACGCCGATCCGGAACGGCACCCCTCCACTTCTTCCGCACCGGGCATACGGGAGAATAAAGGCGACTTCCAGGACCGAACTCCAGGACCCAACTCTCGGATCTCTTGGATCGAATCGAACGACGCGGAGGAACCGTGCCCGGATTCGTCGAAAAACCCGAACCCCTTGAGGTGCCGGGCCTTGTGCATCTGCACACAGGCAAGGTGCGGGACCTGTACCGGAACGAGGCGGGCGACCTCGTCATGGTCGCCAGCGACCGTATCTCCGTGTACGACTGGGTGCTGCCCACCGCGATCCCCGACAAGGGCCGCGTGCTGACCCAGCTCTCGCTCTGGTGGTTCGACCAGTTCGCCGATCTCGTCCCCAACCATGTGATCTCCACCGACGTGCCCGAAGGCGCCCCCGCCGACTGGGCGGGCCGCACCCTCGTCTGTACGTCGCTGCGGATGGTCCCCGTGGAGTGCGTCGCCCGCGGCTATCTGACCGGGTCAGGTCTGGTCGAGTACGACGAGCACCGCACCGTCTGCGGACTCGCCCTGCCCGAAGGGCTCGTGGACGGCTCCGAACTCCCCGCGCCGATCTTCACGCCCGCCACGAAGGCGGCCGTCGGTGACCACGACGAGAACGTGAGCTACGAGGAAGT is from Streptomyces sp. NBC_00370 and encodes:
- a CDS encoding N,N-dimethylformamidase beta subunit family domain-containing protein, which translates into the protein MGAEPIRRWDSGALAHAVSDPFGQGPLPWLRGSENYFDDTGHLVPWYADETLTGGGRSGGPRTADDVGRQIKGFVSTGAAAPGEAIDFHVTVDPPQQFFIDIYRIGHYNGEGARKIITSPRISGLVQPPPLAADRTVSCHHWWLSWRLQIPAHWAIGAYVAVLTTVDGYRSHIPFTVRDTHPADLLLLLPDITWQAYNLYPEDGRTGASLYHAWDEQGTLLGEEDAATTVSFDRPYAGAGLPLHVGHAYDFIRWAERYGYDLAYAETRDLHAGRVDPTRYRGLVFPGHDEYWSVPMRRNVELAREHGTSLVFLSANTMYWQVELGPSASGVPDRMLHCRKRHGPGKPALWREVDRPEQQLLGIQYAGRVPEPHPLIVRNADHWLWDSTGAVDGEEIAGLVAGEADRYFPRTALPDHQDRILLAHSPYRDTENAKRHQETSLYRAPSGALVFASGTFAWSPALDRPGHVDARIQRATANLLDRICKRD
- a CDS encoding phosphoribosylaminoimidazolesuccinocarboxamide synthase translates to MPGFVEKPEPLEVPGLVHLHTGKVRDLYRNEAGDLVMVASDRISVYDWVLPTAIPDKGRVLTQLSLWWFDQFADLVPNHVISTDVPEGAPADWAGRTLVCTSLRMVPVECVARGYLTGSGLVEYDEHRTVCGLALPEGLVDGSELPAPIFTPATKAAVGDHDENVSYEEVARQVGAETAAQLRRATLDVYGRARDIARERGIILADTKFEFGFDGDRLVIADEALTPDSSRFWPAESWEPGHSQPSYDKQFVRDYLTSDTSGWDRHGELPPPELPQHVVDETRAKYVEAYERLTGTPWQQ